CACCGTGGTTACGGGTATCTTTTACTAAACTGCCGCCTAAACGCATCCAACCTGGGTAGGTATCAATGGTGTCGTCGGCTTTAATTGCGCCGTAGTCTAGCCCAGCTAAAATGGCTAGTGGCTTAACGGTTGAGCCTGGTTCAAACAAATCGGTAATTGCGCGATTGCGGCGTTTATGTGGTTGTGCATCGTTCAAATTATTTGGATTAAATGATGGGCTATTTACCATGGCTAATACTTCACCGGTTTTAACATCCACCACCATGGCTGACCCCGAGGTCGCTTTATACGTTAGTACGGCAGATTTTACTGCTTTATAAGCAATCGCTTGAATACGTTGGTCAATACTTAGCTGAATGTTTTCAGGCTCTACACGCTCACGCTCATCTAATACTTCAACTTCGCGACCTTGGGCATCTTTACGAATAGTGCGGCGACCTTCTTCGCCTGTAAGGGCATTTTCGTAAAGTTTTTCAATACCTTCTATGCCTTTTCCATCAATGTTTGTAAAACCTATGATGTGCGCGGTTACCTCACCCGCTGGGTAATAACGTTTAGACTCATCTAACAAGTGAATACCCGGTAAGCGTAATTGGCTAATGTAGTTGGCAACAGCAGGGGTTACTTGGCGCTTTAAATACACAAAACGACGGGTGGGATCGTTTAATAAACGCGAATTTACTTTTTTAGGATCGATACGCAATACATCTGCCAGCTCACGCCAACGCAGGTCATTTGCATAATAAACAGAGGTACGCTTATCAAGCTCAGCGGCATTTTCAGCAAGCGTTTTATGATCTTCACCGTTTTTACGCGCCTGTTTTATAACTTTAGCAACAAGTGACTTATGCAATGCTTTAGGATCGGCATACACACTGACTACAGGCACACTTACAGCAAGCTCTTTACCTTGACGATCGAAGATCATACCGCGTTGCACATGTAGTTTTTCAACTCGTACGGTGCGTTTATCGCTTTCTGAACGGGCTTTATCTGGCTCAATAACTTGTAAATAGGCAGCACGCGACACCAGTGTTACAAACACTAAAAACACCACAGTGCACACCAACATAAAGCGCCATGTGATTAAGTTATTGACCTGTTTTTTGCCGCGATTTCTCATTGTATTATTATTACCTGTTCGTCCTGACTGGTAGGGCGCTTCATTTCAAGCTGTGTAGTAGCCACTTCTTCAATGCGCGCATGCTGCGAATAGAACTCTTCTTCTACAAGTAAATAGCGCCACTCTAAATCAAGTTCATCACGCTCTTGTAACAGCGTGTCTTGTTTAATTAGCTGCGCACGGGCAGAGTGTGTAACCTGTACTACCGCTAGGCTTGAAGCGAATATCACAACCAACAAGGCCGAGGTTAGCTTATTAGCTCCTAGGCCTTTTAATATTTCTAAAAATAAATTGGGTTGGCGATTATTCGCTTTAGTGTTCATCCAAGCCTCTGTGCAATCCTAAGTACTGAGCTGCGAGAGCGTGGATTACGCTCAATTTCTTCAGCACTTGGTTTAATAGCTTTACCCACTGCTTTTAACGTCAGGTTTTTATTTATTTGTGCGTCGGTTAAAGGCAGACCTCTGGGTATCGCTTCTCCCTTACTCTGTTTTCTAATAAATTGCTTCACAATTCTGTCTTCAAGTGAATGAAACGAAATAACCACTAAACGTCCACCTGGCTTTAATACTTTTACAGCAGCTTGCAGTGCGGTTTGGATTTCTTCTAACTCACTGTTTATGTAAATTCTGATTGCCTGAAATGTACGTGTGGCTGGGTGTTTAAATTTATCTTTAACGGGCACCGCTTCATCGACTAAATCGGCAAGTTGCTTAGTTGTGGTAATAGGCGTGTGCTCTCTTACCTCAAGTACTTTGTGGGCAATACGCTTACCAAACTTTTCTTCACCGTAGGTTTTAATTACATGGGTAATGTCTTCAAGCTCAGCTTCGGCTAGCCACTGCGCTGCGCTGCGCCCACTTGTTGGGTCCATGCGCATATCAAGCGGGCCATCTTTCATAAAGCTAAAGCCACGCTCTGCGTCATCAAGCTGGGGGGAGGACACGCCAATATCTAATAAAATGCCATCAACTTTACCTAACAGATCGTTTTGCTCTGCAACATCGTATAAGTTAGAAAAGCGAGTGTGAGCTATAGCAAAGCGAGCATCATCGGCAAATTTTTCAGCCGATTTTATTGCTTGTGGGTCTTGATCAATGGCCTGTAAACGTCCTTGCTCACCAAGTCGAGCAAGTATTTGACCTGAGTGTCCGCCACGTCCAAAAGTCCCATCCATGTATATGCCGTCTGGCTTAATTGCAAGAGCATCGATGGTTTCGTCCATTAATACGGATACGTGTTCAAATTGCGCAGTCATTAGCTTGTGTTTGCCTTTTTTAGTGCCGTTAGAGTGTGAAATTATCTAAATCTTGGTTTGCTTCAAAATCGCCGAGCCTTTCCAGCTCAGTGTCTTGGCGCATTTGTTCGTGCCAACGCGCTTCATCCCAAATTTCAAATTTATTCATTAAACCAACTAGCATGATCTTTTTGCCAAGTTCTGCGTGGCTACGCAATGAAGGCGCCAGCAAAATTCGACCATTTTTATCAAGTTGATACTCTGTGGCATTACCTAACAACATACGTTGCATTCGGCGAGCGCGTGGATTCATATTAGAGATTTTAGACAAGCGGCTTTCTATTTCTTGCCACTGTGCAAGAGGATACAACCATAAACACGGTTCGTTTAGCGCAATGGTACATATAACCGTTCCTTGATCTTCAGACAGCAGTTCGTCTCGGTACTTAGTCGGTACCGCAAAACGTCCTTTATCATCCAAGCTCAGTGAACTAGCGCCACGAAACATAAAAAGCCTACTTTTAAATTGTGTAATCGAGTTTCGATTAATTTGATCCAGTTAGATCCACTAAAAACCACTTTTTACCACAGTGCTCCAGTTTAGGGCTTGACAAGCCTTTTTGTCAAGTAAGCTGACCAGCTTTAACGTCTCGCTAAGCTAGAAAAAATAAGGCTTTACGCAAAGCGATTGAATTACGTGGGAAAAAGTGGAGGTAGCAGATAAAATTTTTTTAAAGCGTTACTAATAACGTTTGGTTTACATAATTTGCTTACTGAATAATCAATGAATAATTACAAAAAAAAGTATGTAATTTATAGCCATGTAAAATTTACTTAGCGCAGCAGCAATACTTACTTCATGCTGCTTTTTATTTAACCTACCGCATCCTACAAAAAACAAATAAAATCAACTAAATCAGCCTATTAACCCACTTCTTAATAATTGGTTTAATCGTTGCATCTGCTATAGCACCAGTTAAATTTTTTTATTTTATTTATTAAGGATTGATTATGGCTACTGCAACAAATACAAAACCGAATACTGAAACAAACATGAAATCTGATCTTAAACAAAAAGAGAGTGAGGCACCGTTGACTGAAAAAGCAACGTCTGTAGCACACGATGCAGTAGATGCACTTTCAAGCAAGGCATCGGTTGCTGAGTCAAGCGTACGTAAAGGCGCTTCAAGCTCTGCAGAAGCATTAAGCGAAAAACAACTTATTGCTCGTGAAAAACTATCTGAGTGCAGCGCAAAAACGCGTGCTTTTGCCTCAGAAAATCCGCTAGCAACAGCGGGGATTGCTTTTGCAGCGGGTATGCTTGTAACGTCATTATTTCGTCGTAAGTAATAGATAATGAGTAGCTCACAAACAACAGCAACCACGGATGGTAATGCTCAAAATCAAACAACCGATGACCCTACCCAAAAGGATGATTGGCAGGATCATATAGCAAAGATCATTGAATATTCTGACCAGCTCAAGGAGGATTATAAAACGCAAGGAAAGCTTACGCACCAACTTGCAAAGGCTGAGTGGAAGCTGTCGTTACGATCAATGGCGTTGATCACTATATTTTTAGGATGTTTTGCCAGTGGTTTGATTTTGTTGTGGGCCGGCTTACTAGGTGCAATTGGCTACGGTGTATATGATTTATTTGGCTCGGTTTGGCTTAGCTTCGCTATTGCTGCACTCGCGCAAATACTTTGTTTAATTTGGCTTTGGCGAAATACCGTATACCTAAGTAATAAAATTGGTTTTAGTAAAACGATTAAAAGTGTGAAGCAACTTTTAAATTTATAAGGAAATAATCATGCTCGTTAATTTTCTAATTAAAGAACCCAATGAGAACGTTGACACGTTAAATACGCAAATGGATTTACAGCAAGCATTAAAGCGCCAGCACCATGCGGCAATAAAGTATCGCTTTAAGCGCTTTGCAGCCACCAAGGTAGGATTGGCATCAGCCTTTTTAGCCGGAGCAACAGTTCAAGCTGGCAAAAGCGAAACCAGCTTTGTGCGTAAATACGGCTGGCTGGTAAAATTATTTGCATAGCAGCAATTGCATTTATAAAAGTTTTTAAAAGTGCAATTGCTACTTACTATAATGCCTTCTAATACCTCTTAGCCCAACTCGAATCTATTATGGTTTTGGCTAAAGTTTAATGCCGGCCCTTTTGGAATTATTTGCGTTGGGTTGATCATTGTGTGGCTAAAATAGTAATGTCGCTTAATATGATCAAAGTTAACCGTACTGGCTACTCCCTCTATTTGGTATAATTCACGTACATAGTTACTAAGCGCTGGGTAGCTTTCAATAGTGCGTAAATTACACTTAAAATGCCCTACATACACGCTATCGAACCGGATAAGTGTTGTAAATAAACGCCAATCTGCCTCGGTTAATGTGCCCCCCATCAGGTAACGATTTTTACTTAGTATGTCCTCTACTTTATCAAGTGCTTTAAATAACGCAGTAAATGCATCATCGTATGCTGTTTGTGTGGTTGCAAAACCCGCTTTATATACCCCGTTATTAATATTGGTATAAACAAGGTCGTTAATTTCGTTAATATCTGCTTGTAATGACTGTGGGTAATAGTCATCCGTATTATTAGTAATTTCGTTA
The genomic region above belongs to Pseudoalteromonas sp. MM1 and contains:
- a CDS encoding penicillin-binding transpeptidase domain-containing protein, with the protein product MRNRGKKQVNNLITWRFMLVCTVVFLVFVTLVSRAAYLQVIEPDKARSESDKRTVRVEKLHVQRGMIFDRQGKELAVSVPVVSVYADPKALHKSLVAKVIKQARKNGEDHKTLAENAAELDKRTSVYYANDLRWRELADVLRIDPKKVNSRLLNDPTRRFVYLKRQVTPAVANYISQLRLPGIHLLDESKRYYPAGEVTAHIIGFTNIDGKGIEGIEKLYENALTGEEGRRTIRKDAQGREVEVLDERERVEPENIQLSIDQRIQAIAYKAVKSAVLTYKATSGSAMVVDVKTGEVLAMVNSPSFNPNNLNDAQPHKRRNRAITDLFEPGSTVKPLAILAGLDYGAIKADDTIDTYPGWMRLGGSLVKDTRNHGEMTLREILKYSSNMGVAKVTQQVPKDYLVGLYQKVGFGSDTGTGMVGESSGLFYPNRRWSDFEIATLSFGYAISVSTAQMARFYTMLGAGGINRPLTILKQDGVPEGERIFKQKDVEAVVHMMESVFEKDGTARNVKVDGYRAAGKTGTSKKAVAGGYGDEYVGYFAGVAPASNPRLAVVVMINEPGGDVYYGGATAGPAFAEIVSNALRILNVAPDKEEVAYVKGKDNDA
- the ftsL gene encoding cell division protein FtsL — encoded protein: MNTKANNRQPNLFLEILKGLGANKLTSALLVVIFASSLAVVQVTHSARAQLIKQDTLLQERDELDLEWRYLLVEEEFYSQHARIEEVATTQLEMKRPTSQDEQVIIIQ
- the rsmH gene encoding 16S rRNA (cytosine(1402)-N(4))-methyltransferase RsmH, with amino-acid sequence MTAQFEHVSVLMDETIDALAIKPDGIYMDGTFGRGGHSGQILARLGEQGRLQAIDQDPQAIKSAEKFADDARFAIAHTRFSNLYDVAEQNDLLGKVDGILLDIGVSSPQLDDAERGFSFMKDGPLDMRMDPTSGRSAAQWLAEAELEDITHVIKTYGEEKFGKRIAHKVLEVREHTPITTTKQLADLVDEAVPVKDKFKHPATRTFQAIRIYINSELEEIQTALQAAVKVLKPGGRLVVISFHSLEDRIVKQFIRKQSKGEAIPRGLPLTDAQINKNLTLKAVGKAIKPSAEEIERNPRSRSSVLRIAQRLG
- the mraZ gene encoding division/cell wall cluster transcriptional repressor MraZ, which codes for MFRGASSLSLDDKGRFAVPTKYRDELLSEDQGTVICTIALNEPCLWLYPLAQWQEIESRLSKISNMNPRARRMQRMLLGNATEYQLDKNGRILLAPSLRSHAELGKKIMLVGLMNKFEIWDEARWHEQMRQDTELERLGDFEANQDLDNFTL
- a CDS encoding DUF883 domain-containing protein; the encoded protein is MATATNTKPNTETNMKSDLKQKESEAPLTEKATSVAHDAVDALSSKASVAESSVRKGASSSAEALSEKQLIAREKLSECSAKTRAFASENPLATAGIAFAAGMLVTSLFRRK
- a CDS encoding glutathione S-transferase family protein, translating into MGLLVDGQWQDKWYDTDSNNGKFKREAAKLRNWITKDGSPGPTGSGGFKAQANRYHLYVALACPWAHRTLIFRQLKGLSDIISVSVVSPDMLDNGWSFDIGNLSSGDDLLNSEYLHQIYTKHDANYSGRVTVPVLWDKQQNKIVSNESADIIRMFNTAFNEITNNTDDYYPQSLQADINEINDLVYTNINNGVYKAGFATTQTAYDDAFTALFKALDKVEDILSKNRYLMGGTLTEADWRLFTTLIRFDSVYVGHFKCNLRTIESYPALSNYVRELYQIEGVASTVNFDHIKRHYYFSHTMINPTQIIPKGPALNFSQNHNRFELG